AATAGAGCCAGATTTGGCGACGTTCTCCGAACCTGCGAGATCCACCAAATTCATCTTAGCATAACGGTATTCGGTACTTTTTGCATCTTTTTTTGAAAATAGACTTATCGTGAATATACTATGCGATCTACTAGAGAGATCATTCATCTTAGTTGCTGCCGTCTGACGACGTGCCATACCTTGGCGTAAAAGGGAAAAGCCATCGTTGGAATTACGGATCTGGAACTCCTCTAGACCATCAATCTTGATACTCGGATCCAGTTTATTCTTACCTTTATGCTCATATATTCGAAGCCTGGAGCAATTCTTGGAACAGGATAAAAGatctttcaactcctcgTTGTAGATCTCAACAAAAGAGCACTTAATTATTGTATCAGCATTTCCATTGCTTTCTATATTGTCAAACAGATAATGTAGAATACGAGGAATGAAACCTGCAGCTTCTGACTTTTCACTATTGACATCTCCACACATGGTATAAGTCTTACCCGCTCCAGTTTGTCCATACGAGAAGATGGTGCAATTGTAGCCCTTGATAAAGTCATTGCAAATTGGTCTGGCGACGCCATCAAAGAAGCTTTCTTGATTTGCACGTGGTCCATAAACCTGATCAACGTTATAAGTTCTGGCTGAAGACATTTGACCTGATATACTGAGGTCCTCAGATGTACGAACCGTTACTACTTGACTGACATCACTGTCAAGTTTATTTTCCGGTATATCGACCACGATGGAACTCTTCACCTTAATTTCCCTTTCAATGCGTCCTCTGCACCTCACAACAACATTGATACACTCCGAGGAGGCCGAATCAGAGTCGATGGAACTGCCTATGGGTGAACTGTCTGTACTGCTGATACTTGAACTATGACGAGGAATACTGTaagatttggatcttctgAGCGTGTTTCCTGCCTGTAATTTGCCACCATATCGACGTCTCGGCAGCATCTTATCACTGAGTTGGAACAAAAATAAACAAGGAAAAGCAAAAAATGAACCAACTAGTCCTACTATTATCCGTAAACAATCCAATTAACTATGAGGAAAAAATATACAAGGTCGCGAGTACTACTACTTTTGTACCCTATCACATAATGAGGGGGGGGGGAACAAAGGGAAGacgaaagaaaaggatttcGTGCGTCCTGATCTCTAAGAATTTATAACTCTCCATTGGCCAACGCTGTCCATCAAATCGCAAACATCCTTTCTTGACCGTTTCAGTGTTGTACATATCATATCAAAATCCCCTGTAGCTTTGAGTAATTTGAGCAATTTGGCTTCATCCTTCTGTTTTTGTCTCTCCTTCCTAGTACGTTCAATATTAGACACTCGATCTATCGACCGTCCCTCGTCGCTTTCTTCTAAGATGACactttcaaaatctcctCTTGCAATTGGAATGCTTCTGGTTACAGTCTCATTCAAGGCATGGTCCCCCTCGGATATActctcttctgctttgatCACCTTATTGGCTTCTTCGGATAACTTCTGTTGAggctcatcatcatcctcatcctcatcctcatcctcatcctcatcctcatcctcatcctcatcctcatcctcatcctcatcatcatcctcatcatcatcgtccgcattatcatcatcttcatcatcatcttcatcacgGCCATTATCGTTCTCATTAATCATCTTCGAAGACCCTCTACGCTTATTCTTTACTGTAATATCAGGATCTCGACTAACAGGAAGTGCACCTAGATTGTAGTTTTTGGCTATTTTCTTGGAAGCCTTTTTGGCAAGCTTTTTCGGACGTGAAACTCCAAAATCAATAGAATTGGCCAATCTAGGAACAACAGGATATGATCTAACTCTATATATAATACCCTTTAGAACACCAAAAGTGATGAATCTTCTAATATCAATACACTCAAGAGCTTTATTGTTCTCTAGATACCACTGCCTCACTGTTGTATTCTGATTTAATGATCTGTAAAGATAGAATAAGGTAGCTTTGGAAGGCAAAGTGAGAATGCGTTTTTTGGCTAAACCCGAGTTAGAGTGAGACTGGGATGCCACGAGTAAAGAAAGTCGCCTATTTGTAGTAGAGCTTTGAGGCTGGGAATGCGGAGACACACCCAAAGTATGATGCGTGGTAGCAAGAGCGAATttagaaggagaagagcCTCTACGATCGATGGAGATTGACGAGGGCAGACTGGTGATATCAGAATTAACGGAACCTCTTGGCGGCTTGATAGGAATACTATCAAAAGTACCGGTGGTACTTATGACATATGATTGACATTCGTTTGACATTATGGGATCCCGAAGAAAGTTACCTAACAAAGGTGTGGGTGCGTAGTAGTTACTAAACTGGAAAATATCCAACACTGCAACGGACTTGTAATGTATGAGATGTTGTATACACTGACGAGTCAATTCGAAATCGGCTCCAGCCAGATCACTTATTTGCTGGACTGaattgattccattgaCAAACGGAATGATTTTCAACAGCGTTGGATCCCAGAGAGCATCCACCATGGATTCAAGTTTCACAGTGGCTATCGGAACATCCGAGGCATCAATCTCCGGAGGTGGAGGGAAAATTGGAAACAATTTGATGTCAACAGAGTTTGCTGCATCAATTGGAATCATGCATTCAGAATAGTTGTTtagatcttgaaaaatctGTTGTATAagactcttcaaagagGAGAACTTGGGCTGAGCTGGAGCGTTCCTACCCGGTGCAGTAATATCATCCACGATCATCTGATTGACACCTTCGTCCCAATCTTCCacaatcttcaaatacttctgACTCTCAGAAATATGCTTGTTTAAACCCATAGTGCTCTTCAACTGCTGGGCCAGCTTGGtaatttcatcatcagttgagcttttgaagaatacTTCATGGCCCTTTtctgattttgaaagaagttgCGACTGTTCCTCCAATGCCCTAAACATCTTTCCTATTCGCTTAATATTACCCTCATAAGGGGTGGTATCACTTTCGTAAGGAAATACAAAGCAAAAGTTGAAACTAAATGAGTTTCTCGCATAGTGTGATGAGTATATATTAACTGGGTAACCAATGACACGATAGCTGTCAATCTTAAAGGTGAGTAGTTTATTACAAAGAGCCGGCTTTGGAATAACATAGTTTTTAATTGCATCGAAATCAAATAGAGGATCAGCCAATGCTGACGAGTCGTCCGACTTCACAGGAGGCACTATGGAACCGCTTGGCACCTGATGTACCACCTTTGTACCTTCAGTAGGATGGAAAAGAGCAAAGAACAACGCCACAATCGGTACAAATCCATCGCTTGTGTCCATATTGGTGTGactggaagaaagaacagaagGTAAAAGGCACAAAGAATTGTCTCGATTactctcctttttttttgaccTACTGGATGCTTCACTTTTTtctatcaaattcaaacCAACAGTTAAATGGCGCCAATGTGAGTACATAACAAACTGAAAACATCATTATACCTTCTACTAACTACTATAATAGCACATCATTCCTTCAACTAACGCCTCGAATGGCAATACCTACGAGGACCTTCATCAATAGGAAGGAGGTGCAGAAGAACATCTTGGAGACGACAGTATGTCCTCCAAACGAAGAGCAGAAGATCCAACTGaaactcttcaaagttCAGCGAATCACTTTATCGAACAAAGATCTTGGCGAGTTGTACACGGAACTTCATCCTAAACTAGTCAAGATAATCTGCGAATATacagaagaggaattgCAGACACTGAACAAGTTCGTATCTGGAAAGAACGATACAAATAATTCAGAGATAAATGCCATCTATAGAGACAAGGAGATGCTTAAACTGCCACTGGTCACAGAGCACTGGGAGTGCTATCTCATAATAAGTATAGAACAATTAATGACAGTGAGGGATCTTATAATAAGGTCAGACCTGGGTACTTACGAGTCGACGAACAAGCACAACGTGATATACACAAACTTAATGTTGAGGCACTTAACAATGAGTCATCAGCATTCTAAAGAAGTGATAAATCTagatgacgacgacgaagaagaagaagaaaaaacgACGGATATACCCCTGGAAGTAGACgtcaagaagaatattAAGGTCAAGTTCAAGGCTAGATATGTGATACCAATACCCCTTAATGTTCACATATACGCGAGAAAATAAAGCAAGCAACTAAACAAACAAAGACCTTTAGGTAAATAAAGAAAACTAATGCTATGAATGAAGTACATAGATAGAGAACTCTTTTTTATTCAGGCAGTAGCCTTAGCCGGCTCTTCATGCTCCTGTTGCTGACCCTCCTCCCAATCTTGATCAGAAACGTGCAAATTGTCAACACCATCTgccaaatcatcatcgCCGTCGTAAAGACCATCATTAGCCTTGAAACTTAAAGTAGGCTTAACTTGAGCACTCTGCAAAGTCCACGATGCTAAAGCATTCTCACAATCAACAATGATCTGTTTAGAAGCTTCGTATCCATCATAGGCAGGTCTAGTCTCACCAGGAGTGACAGGAGAGTCATCCAACAATTCCAAAAGAGCCTTACCATAACCGGCGATTAATGCAACCTTCTCAGAGTTCTCTCTGATAGAGTCAAACTGGTAGGAAAAGGCAgctttcaacttttctCTGGTTATGTTAGACAACTGAGCCTCTGCAACAAGAGATTCGGCTTCAGCACGAACCAATTCCTGCTCCAAAATTGTAATCTTAGGTGACTGTGGATCCTTATACTTCAAGTAGGCGATTTGATCGGTGATCTTTGCCTTCCGGTCCCTTGAAGGCTGAACAGAAGCTTCAATGTCTCTGATGCTCTTCAAAGTAATTCTGTGCTGATCGTATCTGTCAACGAATTGGTCCTCCAATTCACCAACCTCATAAACAAGAACACCCAATTTGTCGGTAATATCTGAaacgtcatcttcattctcGGCACCCCAAAGGGACAATTGCTTAGCAGCAGCCTTTCTTTCGTGGGAGCAAACTTCCATTGCTCTCATaacatttttttccatCTTAACAAACTGTGCTAATTTCTTGGATAGTTCTGGGCCAAATTGACCTGCAGTAGTTCTTCTAATGCTGTTGGCAATTGAGCCAGCACCGAAGAACCTGCCCTTCTTTGTAGTGGAAATAGGAACGGCAATAGGACTCTGCAAATCAGATGCAGTAGGTGCCCTCGCAGACCTAAGAGAGTAAGTTCTTTGCATCATCCTTTAATCTCTCAAATGGATAAGAGTAATAATGAAAcgagagaagaaagaatacAATTGtaaacagaaaaaaatagcACTCTTTTGAATAGTAATATAAATGGCAGTCCGCTTTTTGCATAAAAGCAACTTCCTTCGCGCCTGTTACTTTTAagaattttcaaatttccCGATTTGGCCACGCAGACCGTGAAGCTGGGGAGAGGGTGAGATAGATAAGGGTCCAAGTAGAGCAGTGCTGTATAGTagtagcagtagcagcTACAACGCTTATTCCTGCAGGGCGTTTGCAGGGGTTTCACAGGATACTTGCGGTACTTCCGCGGTGTGCTCACAGGGATGATCCCAGGCTGCCCCGATTGCCTCTCTCAGGtccttctgcttcatctaTTATTTTGAGCGATGCTCAAACTCAGCCTCTCGTCGTATCCTAAACGGGAAATTATTACTGGACTAATAGGGGAGAGAAATGCgaccaaagaaaaagataaaaaTATAGCCAGCGGAATACGCCCTCCTCTCACTATCAATGGGCCTAAGTATTTATCTGTTCAGTTGCGTAAAATAAATAGACGAACGTAGAGGTGTTGTATCATCATGCCGTTGTGTGGTACAGTATAGGGCAGTGCTATCCGTTATTCATTACATCATCTGCCTTTCAATGCCCTGCAGCAAATTTTTTAGTATCCGTCGATCTCCGACTagcaataaaaaaagacGTTGGATGATGCCGTGATCTCTGACAAAGTCAGCTTTACCATTCTATATTATATCTGTTGCTTTACTTTCCTATCGTCTTACTATAAGGCATGTCGCAACTCCTTATCAAATATGCAAACTTCCTAAAGCAGAAACCCCTCTTAGCCAATAGCATCAGTTCTGCCTTCCTTTTTGGCACTGGCGATATTCTTGCACAATGTATTTTCCCCAAAGAAGGGTCTCGGTTTGATTACAGGCGTACTATAAGAAATGCTGTTTATGGTGGCATTATCTTCTCACCCTTGGTTACTAAATGGTACGTCTGGTTAAACACAAGTGTTCGGTATCCATTTCGAACCTTGTTTCGCCGTCAACCCTCCTCTACACAAAGATCAATATTGGATACAATTTGCCGAACAGCGGCAGATCAGCTTATGTGGGCTCCCATGGGAATTCCCTTATACTTTATGAGTATCTCATTCATGGAGGGAAAGGGTTGGCAGGACGTTAAGCAGAAATTGGATGACAAGTATGAAGAAACCCTCATTAACAACTGGAAAGTTTGGCCAGTGTTCCAAGCCCTCAACTTCTATTTTGTTAGTCCCGATTACAGGCTACTTACGGTTAATATAGTGAGTATTCTCTGGAACTGCTATATGAGTCTTGAAAATTATAAGGTAACCGAGACCCTTACTTTTAAGGAGTGAGTGACTAAGCCACAGACACAAGCCCCATACGCCCCATAAGCACCATACGCCCCATACGCCCCATTCGCACCATACGCCCCTTACATACACTTAAATAAACCACCGTAATATATACGTCAtattcctttttttttcttgcttggCTCCCCCGCCCACGCGGACCGAGGACTCTTATTTATTTTCCGTGGCACATCGGAAactgaaaagttgaaatttcaaaatCATAATTCAAAATCCAAAatccaaattcaaaaatgaatgaaatttgaaattctGCTCGAAACAAcaaacaaaaataaaaaagacAGACGAGGAGAATCGCGCACACATCGATTTGAGTGGGTGACTGAGTGGTAAATAcaagaaataaagaaaagcaaaagaCTCGGGTcgatttttcttcaactttgtTTCACCCCATAGTCTCCTATTTTGAACCAGTTTATTCAGTACAAGTGCAGTTTTCATCGTTTGCATCTCCATTCGAACTGCTCGCACGATTCCGTACCCCTCATTCCCACCGTTTGTCAATTGTCATTCGTCACTTGTCACTTGTCACTTTCTACGCTCGCCTCTTTGCTTCCTCTTCTACTGGAATTCTCACTGCCCAGCTTATATAAACTTTTAGGATGATGAAAGGATTTAAACAGCGGTTCAAGGTTAAGACCAACCTGAGTAAGAATGACAAAAAGAAGGACTCCAAGAAGGACGATAAGAGCAAGTCAAAGAAGGTTCCAAGCGACCATCATAGTAATGTCCATCACCGTCACCACAGTCATCACGAGCATGAACATGACCATGACCATGGTGACAATCATGGTGACAATCATGGTGACGATCATGCTGATGAACATGCTGATGAACATGCTGATGAACATGACCACGACCAAGACAACGACAACGACCATGACCATGAACAACAACATGCACAATCCCTGCAGTCTTCTCAACAAATACCGTCAGCACCATCTCAACAGTCCAATCAACAAAAGCCTGATACCCAATCTGAGAAGATGGCTAAGCAATCAAGTGAAAAACAACTGCAGCCACCACCGTTGGCGTCACAGCATCTACTACAGCTACCCGGAGCACCGAGGAAAGTTTCCGATACGCGTATTGATCCATCTTCAGATATGGAGATGTCACCTCTAACGCCTACCAATAGTAGTGGAGGAGCTTCGGGTATCGTAACCACAGATGAGCTTGGCTTACCTAAATTGCATGCCTCAAACTCTCCATTTGACAAGGTTCCAAAGGATGATTTGGAACTCAAGCTTAGGACCCCTCAGAGGCACTCCAGTTCCAGATTTGATCCCGTTAGTGATCGCAAGGTGTTTCAGAAACTGGCCTCGTTCGACGAGGTGGATCCTGATTACTACCCGGAACTCTTTGTCCAGAAAGTGGATCAGTGCAAAATCATGtttgacttctttgatCCTTCTTCGGATATTCAGGGGaaggaaatgaagagaCTCACGTTGCATGAGTTAACTGTTTTTGTTAGCACCACGAGAATGACCTATACAGATGAAATGTATAGACACGTCGTTGACATGTTCAAAATGAATATTTTCAGACCAATTCCACCTCCAGTTAACCCTGTTGGCGATATATACGATCCCGATGAGGACGAACCCGTTTATGAATTGGCCTGGCCTCATATGCAGATGGTTTATGAGTTTTTCTTGAGATTTGTGGAAAGTCCAGATTTCAACAATACCGTAGCAAAGCCTTATATTGATCACCAGTTTGTTCTGACGCTTTTGGAACTATTTGACAGTGAGGATAacagagaaagagactGTTTGAAAACCACCTTGCATAGAATCTACGGTAAATTCTTAAGCCTCAGATCGTTTATCCGCAAATCTATTAACAACATCTTCCTTACATTTATTTACGAAACGGGACGTTTCAATGGTATCTCTGAGTTGCTTGAAATTCTGGGTTCTATAATCAATGGCTTTGCTCTTCCattaaaagaagaacacaAGATCTTTTTAATCAAAGTTCTTATCCCATTGCACAAGGCCAGATGCCTTTCCTTATACCATCCACAATTGGCCTACTGCATATTAcaatttttggaaaaggaTCCAAACTTAACGGAGGAAGTTATCATGGGATTGCTTAGGTATTGGCCGAAGATCAATTCTCCAAAGGAGTTGATGTTTTTGAACGAGATCGAGGATATATTTGAGATTATCGATCCACAAGAGTTCCAGAGGATAGAGGTGCCACTCTTTGCCCAGTTAGCCAAATGTATCTCATCCCCACACTTTCAGGTCAGCGAGAAAGTTCTCTGTTACTTCAATAATGAGTTTTTCGTGTCTCTAGTGACGGAAAATGCCGAAAGCATCTTGCCCATCatcttcccttctttgTATGAACTTTCTCAGCCCGAAATGGAACTGGTagagcagcagcaacaacaacaagaagatAACCCTGATCAGCAGCTGAGTGATTATGACTTCGATGAGGCCAGCAGTTGGAATAGAACTATCTCTACCTTAGCATACAAtgctttgaagattttcATGGATGCGAACCCGATTGTTTATGACAGATGCTGCATTCTATATGAGGAAcagatgaaagaagaaaaggcaAGGAAGGAGCTTAGAGAGGAGCACTGGAAAAAACTAGAAACCTACGTAGAGAAGTTACAGCTGGGTGATGATAGTACCAAGAAGGTGGAAATCAAGTGAACTGATACATTTGCAGGAATACTGACAACTTAATACTTTGCCGTTTCCGTTTCTAAATACAAAATCAACatactttttctttttactaAGACCCCCGTAACGTAAAGGAACATACAAACGTAAAATGAGTCAGATAGCACGCATGTTCAAGTCAAACCCTTGTATTCTCTCAAAATGACAGGCACAGATGATGGCGGCAAAGCACCGAGTTCGGTAATGACTTTCTGTATATATTCTGGAGGTGTGAGATCATACAGAATGTTTAAAATGTACAGCGTCTTGAGATCCTTCCAATTGCTCAATACCGTGTCCTCCTCAGAGTCAATTGTTTGATGCTTACTATGCTTCTGATTTTGTTGACCCTTATTATTTTGATTGTGGCTCTGTCCattttcctccttttccCTTGCCAACTTGTTGAGATACTGCTGTAGATTAAATCCCACCTTATTGAAAGGCTCTGTATTTATCAGATCGTCCGAGTCTCCCAATTCGTTCAATGTAACAGAATCCAATTGGACTTTATCGCTGAATTTAATTGACTCACAACAGACCAAAACGGGAATATTCTTGTTCTTAGCAGCCATAGCTACAAGAGCAGTACCGACCCTGGAGTAGAGTCTACCGTTCGATAGCATAGAATGAGCACCGAGGAAACAGAAATCAATGTTGGATTTCTCGAGAACAGAAGAGAGCGAGTTAATCAGATTGTAGTGACACTTGATGTTTTCAATTGGTGCTAGTTTtttggccaacttcttACCTTCAAAGAGAGGTTTGGAATCAACAATGTATATCTCAAAATGCTTATCCTGCTCCAAGGCACAATATTTGAACAACTCTGCCAAAACATGTGAGTGCGCATAGGTCAATATCTTCGAGTTGTTTTCTATATGTTTGGAAGCATACTCTTCTATCACTCTATCCGAATagagaatcttctctttgatgaACTCATCG
The sequence above is a segment of the Brettanomyces nanus chromosome 4, complete sequence genome. Coding sequences within it:
- a CDS encoding uncharacterized protein (BUSCO:EOG09342M7O) encodes the protein MDTSDGFVPIVALFFALFHPTEGTKVVHQVPSGSIVPPVKSDDSSALADPLFDFDAIKNYVIPKPALCNKLLTFKIDSYRVIGYPVNIYSSHYARNSFSFNFCFVFPYESDTTPYEGNIKRIGKMFRALEEQSQLLSKSEKGHEVFFKSSTDDEITKLAQQLKSTMGLNKHISESQKYLKIVEDWDEGVNQMIVDDITAPGRNAPAQPKFSSLKSLIQQIFQDLNNYSECMIPIDAANSVDIKLFPIFPPPPEIDASDVPIATVKLESMVDALWDPTLLKIIPFVNGINSVQQISDLAGADFELTRQCIQHLIHYKSVAVLDIFQFSNYYAPTPLLGNFLRDPIMSNECQSYVISTTGTFDSIPIKPPRGSVNSDITSLPSSISIDRRGSSPSKFALATTHHTLGVSPHSQPQSSTTNRRLSLLVASQSHSNSGLAKKRILTLPSKATLFYLYRSLNQNTTVRQWYLENNKALECIDIRRFITFGVLKGIIYRVRSYPVVPRLANSIDFGVSRPKKLAKKASKKIAKNYNLGALPVSRDPDITVKNKRRGSSKMINENDNGRDEDDDEDDDNADDDDEDDDEDEDEDEDEDEDEDEDEDEDEDDDEPQQKLSEEANKVIKAEESISEGDHALNETVTRSIPIARGDFESVILEESDEGRSIDRVSNIERTRKERQKQKDEAKLLKLLKATGDFDMICTTLKRSRKDVCDLMDSVGQWRVINS
- the PIL1 gene encoding Eisosome core component (EggNog:ENOG41) yields the protein MMQRTYSLRSARAPTASDLQSPIAVPISTTKKGRFFGAGSIANSIRRTTAGQFGPELSKKLAQFVKMEKNVMRAMEVCSHERKAAAKQLSLWGAENEDDVSDITDKLGVLVYEVGELEDQFVDRYDQHRITLKSIRDIEASVQPSRDRKAKITDQIAYLKYKDPQSPKITILEQELVRAEAESLVAEAQLSNITREKLKAAFSYQFDSIRENSEKVALIAGYGKALLELLDDSPVTPGETRPAYDGYEASKQIIVDCENALASWTLQSAQVKPTLSFKANDGLYDGDDDLADGVDNLHVSDQDWEEGQQQEHEEPAKATA
- the RTS1 gene encoding serine/threonine-protein phosphatase 2A 56 kDa regulatory subunit delta isoform (BUSCO:EOG09340RDG), whose protein sequence is MKGFKQRFKVKTNLSKNDKKKDSKKDDKSKSKKVPSDHHSNVHHRHHSHHEHEHDHDHGDNHGDNHGDDHADEHADEHADEHDHDQDNDNDHDHEQQHAQSLQSSQQIPSAPSQQSNQQKPDTQSEKMAKQSSEKQLQPPPLASQHLLQLPGAPRKVSDTRIDPSSDMEMSPLTPTNSSGGASGIVTTDELGLPKLHASNSPFDKVPKDDLELKLRTPQRHSSSRFDPVSDRKVFQKLASFDEVDPDYYPELFVQKVDQCKIMFDFFDPSSDIQGKEMKRLTLHELTVFVSTTRMTYTDEMYRHVVDMFKMNIFRPIPPPVNPVGDIYDPDEDEPVYELAWPHMQMVYEFFLRFVESPDFNNTVAKPYIDHQFVLTLLELFDSEDNRERDCLKTTLHRIYGKFLSLRSFIRKSINNIFLTFIYETGRFNGISELLEILGSIINGFALPLKEEHKIFLIKVLIPLHKARCLSLYHPQLAYCILQFLEKDPNLTEEVIMGLLRYWPKINSPKELMFLNEIEDIFEIIDPQEFQRIEVPLFAQLAKCISSPHFQVSEKVLCYFNNEFFVSLVTENAESILPIIFPSLYELSQPEMELVEQQQQQQEDNPDQQLSDYDFDEASSWNRTISTLAYNALKIFMDANPIVYDRCCILYEEQMKEEKARKELREEHWKKLETYVEKLQLGDDSTKKVEIK
- a CDS encoding uncharacterized protein (BUSCO:EOG09341U3V) — protein: MSDDETDDTKSINVVAKNDVVPSRSTIESESTRNTEETIQSKTQSQSQIQQPEKTLSNKELKALKKKAKAAKRAAAKAAMYDEGEVSNRQGGRPKRNTASHIKKQLNSAKIKDNDVRIPPMFGHLETREERISASPVIASIVHPSILALTLKISTYKIVGSTARCKSMLEAFKDVISSYSTPQGTSLQRNLTSHLSHQIEYLKTGRPLSISMGNAIRWLKQRISLVSIDLNDEAGKRMLVDEIDEFIKEKILYSDRVIEEYASKHIENNSKILTYAHSHVLAELFKYCALEQDKHFEIYIVDSKPLFEGKKLAKKLAPIENIKCHYNLINSLSSVLEKSNIDFCFLGAHSMLSNGRLYSRVGTALVAMAAKNKNIPVLVCCESIKFSDKVQLDSVTLNELGDSDDLINTEPFNKVGFNLQQYLNKLAREKEENGQSHNQNNKGQQNQKHSKHQTIDSEEDTVLSNWKDLKTLYILNILYDLTPPEYIQKVITELGALPPSSVPVILREYKGLT